The DNA segment GGGACGGCTCGACAAGCGCGAGGACGTGCCGCGCCTGGTCGCCATGGAACTCCAGGTGCCCGACCTGTCCAACGCGGGCACCAACGCGCCCGTCGTGCTCACCATCCCGGCGACCAGGGTCACCCCGCCGATGGTCAGCCGCCTCGGCGAGATCCTCGGCCACCACAAGGGCGACAGCGAGGTCCGTATCAAGCTCCAGGGGCCCACGAGGACGACGGTGCTGCGTCTGGACCGCCACCGGGTGAAGCCGGACCCCGCCCTGTTCGGCGACCTGAAGGTCCTCCTCGGCCCGTCCTGCCTGGCGGGCTAGTGAACCTGTCCTGCCCGGCGGGCCGGGGCGGGCCGGGGCGGGCGGCCGATGCGGACAGGGCCGACGGGACCGACGGCCAAGAGGGGTGTGCCCGGTGACGGGCGCACCCCTCTGCGTGTGCCGTGCGGTGACTCAAGAGCCCGCCGCGCGGGCGTCAGTTGTGGCCGAAACGCTTTTCCCTGCCCTTGCGGGCAACGTCTCCGGGAGTGATCTGCGGGCCGTACTGCTCGGTCTGCGGCTCGGCGGAGGGATGCTGCACCGTCTGCTGGGCGCGTCCGGGCTGCGGCTGCTTCCGTTCACGGTTCTTGTTCTTGGCCATGGTGATGCCTCCTGTGGGGATGTAGGGCCCCTGGTCCGGATCCTGCCGGGCTCGCAGGACCTGATCCGGGCCAGGGATCCCGGGGCCAGGACCGGGATCAGACTCGCATGGCGGAACATTTGCCGCATGTCAGACAATTACCGTGTGTGACAGGGTGGGTCGGCGGAGAAAGTGTGGAAACGCCACGCCGAAGATCGAGTTCGGGCCGTCAACCCCGGCGCGGTCGGGCAGACTCGAAGCAAGCCCGAAGCAAACCTCCCGGAAAGAGGGTGGAACGCGTGGACCGCTGCATCGTCCTGGTGGACGCCGGGTATCTGCTGGGGGCCGCCGCCAGTCTCCTCGCCGGGGAGCCCTCGCGGTCCCGGATCACCGTCGATCACGCCGCTCTCATCCAAGGGCTGCGCGAGCGCGCCGAGTCCGACACGGGCCGGCCTCTGCTGCGCATCTACTGGTTCGACGGGGCCCCCGACCGGGTGCCGCAGCCCGAACACCGCCGGCTGCGGGTGATGCCCAGGGTCACCGTCCGGCTGGGCGCTCTCACCCGCAGTGACGGGCGCTGGGCGCAGAAGGGCGTCGACGCCGCCATGCACGCCGAGTTGACCGAGCTGGCCCGCAACCGCGCCTGCTCCGACATCGTCCTGGTCACCGGCGACGGCGATCTGCTGCCCGGCATGATGGCCGCGAAGGAGCACGGCGTCGCCGTCCACCTGTGGGCCGTCCAGGCCGCCGACGGCGACTACAACCAGTCCGAGGACCTGGTCGCCGAGGCCGACGAACGCCGGGTGCTGGACCGTGCCTGGATCACCAAGGCGGTGCGGGCCAAGGACTACTCCGGTGGGTGTGCCCCGCCTCCCCCGGCCCGTCCCGAGATCGCCGCCATCCTCTCCGCCCCCCTGCCGGAGTCCGCGCACGCCCCGGAGGAGGAGCCGGACACGCACGAGCCGCCGCACCCGGCCGGTACCGGGCACAACGGCACCGGCGACCGTGCCCCCGCCGCCAGGGGTGTACCCACCCCCAAGGATCTGGCGGCCCTGCGCGGCCCCGGTGCCCCCCACCCCCACCCCCACCAGGCGCAGTCCGCCACCCTGCGCTGGTCCTCCGACAAGGGCTGGGTCGACCGGCCCGTCGTCGAGCCCCCCGAAGCCGCCTCGATGCCGACGCTCGCCCAGCTGACCACGGCGGAGCAGCGGTGGGCCGACCGGGAGGAGGACATCACCACGGTCGGCGGGGACCCCTTCGAGGTGGGGCAGGTCTTCGCCCGCCGCTGGGTGGAGCGGCTGGGGGAGCCGAGCGGCGTCCAGGAGCTGTCCGGCATGTACCCCCGCATCCCGCACCGCGTCGACGGCGAACTGCTGCGCTACGCCGCCCGCTTCGGCCTGCTCGCCCACAAGGACGACCAGATCGACGAACGCGACCGGTACGCCATCCGTGCGGGCTTCTGGCGCGAGGTGGACGTACGTACGGGGACGGAGCGCACCCCGGCCGGGGAGTGACCCGGTACCCGGGCCGGTGCCTTGCGGCGGGTTCGTCGTCCTACCGGGGGATTTGGGGCGGCCGGTCGACCCGGGAGCGAAGCGGGGGCGCGGACCCCGTAGTCTCGTCCCTTGTGAGCACGCGCGCGGTACAGACATTCCGGCACGATGGTGACATCGTGTGCGCGGTGCGCGGGCTGACCAAGACCTATCCGGCGGCCCGCGGGCGCCGCGGCGCGCCGGCGATCCCCGAGGTCCGGGCCACCGACGACGTCGC comes from the Streptomyces sp. KMM 9044 genome and includes:
- a CDS encoding NYN domain-containing protein, which encodes MDRCIVLVDAGYLLGAAASLLAGEPSRSRITVDHAALIQGLRERAESDTGRPLLRIYWFDGAPDRVPQPEHRRLRVMPRVTVRLGALTRSDGRWAQKGVDAAMHAELTELARNRACSDIVLVTGDGDLLPGMMAAKEHGVAVHLWAVQAADGDYNQSEDLVAEADERRVLDRAWITKAVRAKDYSGGCAPPPPARPEIAAILSAPLPESAHAPEEEPDTHEPPHPAGTGHNGTGDRAPAARGVPTPKDLAALRGPGAPHPHPHQAQSATLRWSSDKGWVDRPVVEPPEAASMPTLAQLTTAEQRWADREEDITTVGGDPFEVGQVFARRWVERLGEPSGVQELSGMYPRIPHRVDGELLRYAARFGLLAHKDDQIDERDRYAIRAGFWREVDVRTGTERTPAGE